From the genome of Streptomyces sp. NBC_00523:
GAGGTCTTCGTCATGGTCCGCGAGTGCCTGCGCAACGCCTTCCGGCACGCGGAGGCGGGCAACATCGTCGTCCACATCGACATCGCCCCGCACGAGATCCAGAGCGAGATCATCGACGACGGCCTCGGCTTCGACGTGGAACAGGTCCTCGCCGGGGACCGCACCAACGGCCTCACCGGCCTCCAGGAACGCACCGACCTGCTCGGCGGCACCCTGCACATCGGCTCGTCGGCCGGGCGGGGCACGCACGTCACCATGTGGATACCGATCAAGGAGGACCGGGCTCTCCGATGAACGAGACCGCCCCCGAATCCGTACGCATCCTCGTCGCCGACGACCACACGCTGCTGCGCGAGGCCCTGTGCGACCTGCTGCGCTCCGAGCCCGGCTTCGAGATCGTGGCCCAGGCCGGAAACGGCGAGGACGCGATCCGGCTCGCCGCCGCGCACCGCCCCGACGTCGTCCTGCTCGACATCGAGATGCCGCGCAACGACCCCCCGGCCACCGTCCGCAGACTGCTCCAGGGCGATCCGGGCCTCCGGATCATCGTGCTGAGCATGTACGACGGGCAGCAGCTGGTGCAGGAGCTGCTGCAGCTCGGCATCAGCGGCTATCTGCACAAGAGCACCGGCCGCGAGACCCTGATCTCCGCCGTCCGCTCCCGCGAGGGCGGCGAGCTGCGCACCGTGACCGTCTCCGTCTCGCCCGACAGCCTGCGCGCACCGCAGCCCGCACCCGACGGCGCGGGCGGACTCTCCGAACGCGAGGCGGAGGTACTGGCCCTGGTGGCGCAGGCCATGAGCAACCGTCAGATCGCGGTGAAGCTCGGCATCGCCGA
Proteins encoded in this window:
- a CDS encoding response regulator, giving the protein MNETAPESVRILVADDHTLLREALCDLLRSEPGFEIVAQAGNGEDAIRLAAAHRPDVVLLDIEMPRNDPPATVRRLLQGDPGLRIIVLSMYDGQQLVQELLQLGISGYLHKSTGRETLISAVRSREGGELRTVTVSVSPDSLRAPQPAPDGAGGLSEREAEVLALVAQAMSNRQIAVKLGIAEGTIKRHMRNIFTKLDAVSRIDAVNKAVERSLLPQPEQPRRRF